In Aricia agestis chromosome 16, ilAriAges1.1, whole genome shotgun sequence, one genomic interval encodes:
- the LOC121734644 gene encoding uncharacterized protein LOC121734644, whose translation MSAQYTISAVEPGDDGSIMKLLRKTFYVDEPLNQAVGLISSETDTCAELDEYCTHALHEGMSFKATDNEGNIVGVIINGVYPLAEDTNGNDLLSQAQKCPNPKFQKILYILAKRESGARLAEQYPEDKHVVEVKVTATDTKWRRKGIMKALIETSEKVIKERGYRLIRLDTSSAYSAMSAERLGYTCKYRALYRDLKMDGQPLIVPEPPHLEDCVFIKELFPL comes from the exons ATGAGTGCGCAGTACACCATCTCCGCTGTAGAGCCGGGAGACGATGGAAGTATCATGAAACTGCTGAGAAA GACATTCTACGTGGACGAGCCTTTGAATCAAGCTGTTGGGCTGATCAGCTCGGAAACCGACACTTGCGCTGAGCTGGACGAGTACTGCACACACGCCTTACACGAGGGAATGTCGTTTAAAGCGACTGACAACGAGGGAAATATAGTTGGCGTCATTATAAACGGAGTGTACCCTTTGGCTgag GATACCAACGGCAACGACCTCCTAAGCCAAGCACAGAAATGCCCGAATCCAAAGTTCCAGAAGATTCTTTACATCCTGGCGAAGCGGGAGAGCGGAGCGAGGTTAGCAGAACAGTATCCAGAAGACAAACATGTGGTAGAAGTAAAGGTGACAGCCACAGATACTAAATGGAGGAGAAAAGGCATCATGAAAGCCTTAATAGAGACATCAGA gaaagTCATCAAAGAACGGGGCTACAGATTAATAAGATTGGACACGTCTAGCGCATACTCAGCTATGTCGGCCGAGCGACTCGGGTACACCTGCAAATACAGAGCTCTGTACAGGGACCTCAAGATGGACGGACAGCCACTAATAGTTCCTGAACCACCGCACTTGGAAGACTGCGTGTTTATCAAGGAGTTGTTCCCGTTATGA
- the LOC121734643 gene encoding dnaJ-like protein 60, translated as MFALKRSLHKKSLCTFFRYSSFGRKTHYETLNLQKDCSDKDIKDAFIKLSKQYHPDKNKDAKAQEKFVKILEAYNVLGKPGSRAEYDNTSYVSYGGNEYVYRSNNYNNYQSYNQTANQQYNFYNEPRRQSQVDPDAYYGFKGIKKVPNFAIIALALGIAVIGVILQYVVIKKSYFLHQKHLQEKQQKISEEYNRVRASAHGKTNEMQTQMMLDKLIAAAAEEKRG; from the exons ATGTTTGCATTAAAAAGAAGTcttcataaaaaatcattatgtACTTTTTTTCGATATTCCTC TTTTGGGCGAAAGACGCATTATGAGACCCTCAACTTACAGAAAGACTGCAGTGACAAAGACATCAAAGATGCATTTATAAAATTGAGTAAGCAG TACCATCCAGATAAAAACAAAGATGCAAAAGCACAAGAGAAGTTTGTTAAAATCCTTGAAGCTTACAATGTTCTCGGAAAACCGGGCAGCCGAGCGGAATATGATAACACATCTTATGTGAGCTATGGTGGCAATGAGTATGTTTACAgaagcaataattataataattaccaatCATACAA TCAAACAGCGAACCAgcaatataatttttacaacGAACCACGGAGACAGTCTCAGGTAGATCCAGATGCGTACTACGGTTTCAAGGGAATCAAGAAGGTGCCTAACTTTGCCATCATAGCACTTGCCCTCGGAATTGCCGTTATAGGTGTCATCTTGCAGTATGTTGTTATAAA AAAATCATACTTTTTACATCAGAAGCATTTGCAAGAGAAGCAACAGAAAATATCAGAGGAATATAACAGAGTTAGAGCATCTGCACATGGGAAGACCAATGAG ATGCAAACTCAAATGATGTTAGACAAATTGATAGCTGCAGCTGCTGAGGAGAAAAGAGGATAA